A DNA window from Trypanosoma brucei brucei TREU927 chromosome 11 chr11_scaffold01 genomic scaffold, whole genome shotgun sequence contains the following coding sequences:
- a CDS encoding GTP-binding protein (similarity to SP:P10114: Ras-related protein Rap-2a. {Homo sapiens;}), translating to MRNINLVVLGDGGVGKSSLIIQYVRNRFVVKYEATIEDVYQKAVEVDAQPTVLTIVDTSGQDVFGGMRYKYIRKCHGVILVYSVIDAESFSHIKAIHTQLCRARGSPSIPCVLVGNKVDEVKHRAVSSEEASKFAAQFMYPLLEVTAKDHSMAAAVFETLVRSIRGEESWLECRSPNVIFPPAATISEVRDEVHQLELPSVDLVDEHEEESPGIANRKKKSGCTML from the coding sequence ATGAGGAATATTAACCTCGTCGTTTTGGGTGACGGCGGTGTTGGAAAGAGTTCCCTCATCATTCAGTACGTTCGAAACCGCTTCGTTGTGAAGTATGAAGCCACGATTGAGGACGTGTACCAAAAGGCAGTAGAGGTGGATGCACAACCTACCGTGCTTACAATAGTCGACACTTCCGGGCAGGATGTATTCGGTGGAATGCGTTACAAATATATACGGAAATGTCATGGCGTTATTCTCGTGTACAGCGTGATAGACGCTGAAAGCTTCTCCCATATCAAGGCGATTCACACGCAACTTTGTCGCGCGAGGGGGTCTCCATCAATACCCTGCGTTCTTGTCGGTAATAAAGTAGATGAGGTGAAGCACCGTGCGGTGAGTAGTGAAGAGGCAAGCAAGTTTGCCGCACAATTTATGTATCCGCTGCTGGAGGTTACAGCAAAGGATCATTCCATGGCAGCGGCCGTATTCGAGACTTTAGTGCGAAGCATCCGTGGAGAGGAGTCATGGTTGGAATGTCGAAGTCCTAAtgttattttcccccctgcAGCGACCATTTCAGAGGTCCGCGATGAGGTTCACCAACTGGAGTTACCTTCAGTGGATCTGGTAGACGAGCATGAGGAGGAGTCGCCCGGCATTGCAAAtaggaaaaagaaatcgGGATGCACTATGCTCTGA